In one window of Maribacter sp. BPC-D8 DNA:
- a CDS encoding PspC domain-containing protein, with product MNKTVNINLANMLFHIDEEAYNIMRRYLESVKRSFANTPGSDEIIADIEARIAELFHDKLENERQVITQKEVDEVIAIMGQPEDYMVDEDIFEDEPRAKTSSSTKERVKKLYRDTEKKYVAGVSSGLAHYFGIDPLWIRLLWIFLTIFTWGGFIFIYGLLWILIPEARTTAQKLDMSGETVNISNIERKVKEGFDDVADRVKSVDYEKVGDTVKKGGKTIFDTFGDIVMFLFKIFGKFIGILLVIIGAATLIGLFVGMFTVGILDIIHVPGIDFYNVVNSTNLPIWVVSLLAFFAIGIPFFFLMYLGLKILVNNLKSIGTIAKFSLLGLWLISIICLVVFGIREAAAHAYTGSTSVESEITSIMPSDTLNIRLVGTDEYDYEKDMHMGDTFISYDEAGNKVLVSDDVRFRIRKSKDTLVRVQIRKEADGPSNREAKDIASQIIYEYEVNGNTISFDDYLTTQGPKFKDQEVRVNIFLPVGTILTYDQTNSRDWITTVNTDRDVEGLEGYIWKMTESGELECQDCPDFIEMEDEDDTGSNRININENGIDININDNGDKGKIIINENGIDIDVNDNGESFKMKLDENGVKVNTNDSIN from the coding sequence ATGAACAAAACAGTAAATATAAATTTAGCAAACATGCTCTTCCATATAGACGAAGAGGCATACAATATAATGCGTAGGTATTTAGAATCTGTAAAACGTTCTTTTGCTAACACGCCAGGCAGCGATGAAATCATTGCAGATATAGAAGCTCGTATAGCCGAACTTTTTCATGATAAATTAGAGAATGAAAGACAGGTAATTACTCAAAAAGAAGTAGATGAAGTTATCGCCATTATGGGGCAACCTGAAGATTATATGGTCGATGAAGACATCTTTGAAGATGAACCTAGAGCCAAAACTTCTTCTTCGACTAAAGAAAGAGTAAAGAAATTATATAGAGATACCGAAAAGAAATATGTTGCCGGTGTATCTTCTGGTTTAGCACATTACTTCGGTATTGATCCGTTATGGATTCGTTTACTTTGGATTTTCTTGACCATTTTCACTTGGGGCGGATTCATCTTTATATACGGTTTACTTTGGATCCTTATTCCTGAAGCTAGAACAACTGCTCAAAAATTAGATATGAGTGGTGAGACTGTAAACATCAGTAATATTGAGCGTAAGGTTAAAGAGGGTTTTGATGACGTAGCGGATCGTGTAAAAAGTGTTGACTATGAAAAAGTAGGTGACACCGTCAAAAAAGGAGGTAAAACGATTTTTGACACCTTTGGTGATATCGTAATGTTCCTTTTTAAAATCTTCGGCAAATTCATTGGTATTCTTTTAGTTATCATTGGTGCCGCTACATTAATAGGTCTTTTTGTAGGTATGTTTACTGTGGGTATTTTAGATATCATTCATGTACCTGGTATTGATTTCTATAATGTAGTTAACTCTACCAACTTACCTATTTGGGTAGTATCATTACTTGCATTTTTTGCAATCGGTATTCCGTTTTTCTTCTTAATGTACTTAGGATTAAAAATATTGGTAAACAACTTAAAGTCTATTGGTACCATTGCTAAATTCTCTTTATTAGGATTATGGCTGATTTCAATTATATGTTTAGTCGTCTTTGGTATTAGAGAAGCTGCAGCACATGCGTATACTGGTAGTACTTCTGTAGAAAGTGAAATAACTTCTATCATGCCTTCAGATACTTTAAATATTAGGTTAGTAGGTACAGATGAGTACGATTATGAAAAGGATATGCATATGGGCGATACCTTTATTTCTTATGACGAAGCTGGTAATAAGGTTTTGGTTTCTGATGATGTTAGATTCCGTATTCGTAAGTCGAAAGACACTTTAGTTCGTGTTCAAATTAGAAAAGAAGCTGACGGACCGTCGAATAGAGAAGCTAAAGATATTGCTAGTCAGATCATATATGAATATGAAGTAAACGGTAATACGATCTCTTTTGATGACTATTTGACCACACAAGGCCCTAAGTTTAAAGACCAAGAGGTACGTGTTAATATATTCTTGCCAGTAGGTACCATTTTAACCTATGATCAAACAAATTCTAGAGATTGGATTACGACTGTAAATACCGATAGAGATGTTGAAGGTCTAGAAGGCTATATCTGGAAAATGACCGAAAGCGGAGAGCTTGAATGTCAAGACTGTCCTGATTTTATTGAAATGGAAGATGAAGATGATACGGGTTCTAATCGCATCAATATCAACGAAAATGGCATCGATATCAATATCAACGATAATGGCGATAAAGGTAAAATCATTATCAACGAAAACGGAATTGACATCGATGTTAATGATAACGGAGAATCGTTTAAAATGAAGTTAGATGAAAACGGCGTTAAGGTTAACACCAACGATAGTATCAACTAA
- a CDS encoding PadR family transcriptional regulator — protein sequence MNVENTKAQMRKGVLEYCILSILNGHDKYASEILATLKDAKMLVVEGTIYPLLTRLKNAGLLNYRWEESTSGPPRKYYTLTETGKLFLKELDTTWDELRKATNLVTNSKNS from the coding sequence ATGAATGTAGAAAATACAAAAGCACAAATGCGTAAAGGGGTTTTGGAGTATTGTATCCTGTCCATTTTAAATGGGCATGATAAATATGCTTCTGAAATCTTAGCTACGCTTAAAGATGCAAAAATGCTTGTAGTGGAAGGTACTATCTATCCGCTACTGACAAGATTAAAGAATGCGGGTCTTCTAAACTACCGTTGGGAAGAATCTACTTCTGGACCGCCACGAAAATACTACACCCTAACTGAAACCGGTAAACTTTTTCTTAAAGAATTAGATACCACTTGGGATGAATTAAGAAAAGCCACCAACCTGGTAACCAACTCAAAAAACAGCTAA
- a CDS encoding DUF4870 domain-containing protein, with translation MTESVTKHERNLSALIHASTFSKFFFPFGNFIIPLVLWTASKKEYEFVDHNGKQALNFQISILLYSILVGMVSIPFFLGGFLPNIFDFDHFSFSNIHSFNNINFNFDSDDFFGPWMIPVALLGLAQSALFIINIVYTILATIKTNEGEVFEYPFTIKFIK, from the coding sequence ATGACAGAATCAGTAACTAAACACGAAAGAAACCTCTCTGCATTAATACATGCGAGTACGTTCTCTAAATTCTTTTTTCCGTTCGGGAACTTCATCATTCCTCTAGTATTATGGACGGCAAGTAAAAAGGAATATGAATTTGTAGATCATAACGGTAAACAAGCGCTGAATTTTCAAATTAGCATACTCCTCTACTCTATTCTTGTAGGTATGGTTAGTATCCCTTTTTTCTTAGGCGGCTTTCTTCCTAATATTTTTGACTTTGATCATTTCAGCTTTTCAAATATTCACAGTTTCAACAACATCAATTTTAATTTTGATTCTGACGATTTTTTTGGTCCGTGGATGATACCCGTAGCATTACTTGGTTTGGCACAATCTGCCTTATTTATTATCAATATCGTGTATACCATTTTAGCAACTATAAAAACAAATGAAGGGGAGGTTTTTGAATATCCTTTCACTATAAAATTTATAAAATAG
- a CDS encoding DUF6268 family outer membrane beta-barrel protein, whose protein sequence is MKKVSIFLMLVMVSWVYGQETDDIYIQSEFLPSSNVTDIFKLKAGLAIPLINTTTEKFTVGGKLENTTLSYIDDDVPFETDEIETFNSFSIRFTYQRNLSEDWSIFAMQESQISSNFRNDNIVSDDIFFNAMLTLSKYNGGDNSMLTFGAAYDIKYGLYYPIPVISYARRLNDNWAYKVGVPDSRVKYTLAENHDFEGFATLSGFTGNINDEVEVYKEDYSGTLRQTSVLVGLGYNVGLWDKFTATAQGGYTAYNRMQIKDYSNNEIYDFDMSNSFYFNVGVKYTFTNKTNDREVY, encoded by the coding sequence ATGAAGAAAGTATCGATTTTTTTAATGTTGGTTATGGTAAGTTGGGTTTACGGGCAAGAAACAGATGATATTTATATACAATCAGAGTTTTTACCTAGTAGTAATGTTACTGATATTTTTAAATTAAAAGCGGGTTTGGCTATCCCCCTTATTAATACTACAACAGAAAAATTTACTGTAGGAGGGAAATTAGAAAACACAACATTAAGTTATATAGATGATGATGTACCCTTTGAAACAGATGAAATAGAAACCTTTAATTCTTTTAGTATACGTTTTACTTACCAAAGAAATTTAAGTGAAGATTGGAGCATATTTGCCATGCAAGAATCTCAAATATCCTCTAATTTTAGGAATGATAATATAGTATCTGATGATATATTTTTTAATGCCATGCTTACCTTGAGTAAATATAACGGTGGAGATAATAGTATGCTAACCTTTGGTGCGGCTTATGATATTAAATATGGCTTGTACTACCCAATTCCGGTAATAAGCTATGCCAGAAGACTCAATGACAATTGGGCTTACAAGGTTGGTGTTCCAGATAGTCGTGTTAAATATACTTTAGCAGAAAATCATGATTTTGAAGGTTTTGCCACTTTAAGCGGTTTTACTGGTAATATAAATGATGAAGTAGAGGTCTATAAAGAAGACTATAGCGGTACACTAAGGCAAACAAGTGTATTGGTTGGTCTTGGTTATAATGTTGGTTTATGGGATAAATTTACCGCAACGGCACAAGGTGGCTATACTGCTTATAACCGCATGCAGATAAAAGATTACAGCAATAATGAAATTTACGATTTTGATATGTCTAATAGCTTTTACTTCAATGTAGGGGTAAAATATACCTTCACGAACAAAACTAATGATAGAGAGGTGTACTAA
- a CDS encoding DUF2461 domain-containing protein, which yields MSFKNQIEFLKELQKNNAKEWMDANRKWYKQVRDEYIDWLSGMNTRLSDIDNEYYDTPGKKGINRINNNLMFHPNKPVYKDHFGAGFDKKPKTADFYFELGIERCVFAGGLWRPESKVLRSVRDAIDYDGEDFVKILNKKSFKTRFGGLFEDAKLTNAPKGFAKDHKYIELLKNKTFAVFHEFDTKETNKGNFDDELVNAYKEMLPFRRYLNRAITV from the coding sequence ATGAGTTTCAAAAACCAGATAGAATTTCTTAAAGAATTGCAGAAAAACAATGCTAAGGAATGGATGGATGCTAATCGTAAATGGTACAAACAAGTACGCGATGAATATATCGATTGGCTTAGTGGTATGAATACTAGATTATCTGATATAGATAACGAATACTACGATACTCCAGGTAAAAAGGGAATAAATCGTATTAATAATAATCTGATGTTTCATCCCAACAAACCGGTTTACAAAGACCATTTCGGAGCAGGATTTGACAAGAAACCAAAGACGGCAGATTTCTATTTTGAGTTGGGAATTGAACGTTGCGTTTTCGCAGGCGGATTATGGAGACCTGAGTCAAAAGTATTACGAAGTGTTCGTGATGCTATTGATTACGACGGTGAGGACTTTGTCAAAATATTGAATAAGAAGTCCTTTAAAACTCGCTTTGGTGGACTCTTTGAAGATGCGAAACTAACAAACGCACCTAAAGGCTTTGCAAAAGACCATAAATATATAGAATTGCTCAAAAACAAAACATTTGCAGTTTTTCATGAGTTTGACACTAAGGAAACTAACAAGGGTAATTTTGACGATGAGTTAGTTAATGCTTACAAAGAAATGCTTCCTTTTAGACGTTATTTGAATAGGGCGATTACAGTTTAA
- a CDS encoding peptide-methionine (S)-S-oxide reductase yields MDKISKVGFGGGCHWCTEAVFMALNGVEKVEQGFIAPKENTADFSEAVIVHYNAEVIALKDLVAIHLDTHRSTENHSMRNKYRSGIYFFKQDDELLLKGIMTDLQQDFEIPLITAIIPFGTFKSSEERFHNYYFNDTGKPFCRTHISPKIKLLKEKYAKHVSPQVQ; encoded by the coding sequence ATGGATAAAATCTCTAAAGTCGGATTCGGTGGTGGTTGTCATTGGTGTACCGAAGCTGTGTTTATGGCACTTAACGGTGTAGAGAAAGTAGAACAAGGCTTTATTGCTCCAAAAGAAAATACAGCAGATTTTTCTGAGGCTGTAATTGTCCATTATAATGCTGAGGTTATAGCGTTGAAAGATTTGGTAGCTATTCATTTAGATACGCATAGAAGTACCGAAAATCATTCTATGCGAAATAAGTATCGTTCGGGCATTTATTTTTTTAAACAGGATGATGAGCTTTTATTAAAGGGGATTATGACTGATTTACAGCAAGATTTTGAGATTCCTTTAATTACGGCAATTATTCCATTTGGCACATTTAAATCATCTGAAGAACGTTTCCATAACTACTATTTTAATGATACCGGGAAGCCTTTTTGTAGAACACATATTTCACCTAAAATTAAGTTATTGAAAGAGAAATATGCCAAACATGTGTCACCTCAAGTTCAATAG
- a CDS encoding head GIN domain-containing protein gives MTTLVRITVALVLALLLSSCGFDINFGDFGSGEKGNGVVVEETREITGEFTEVSASEGLEVFVTQGADFDIAVEADENIIDLIGTDIKNGKLKIHCIENIGRSTKKIYVTMPNVTGIYASSGSHVTTENKIQSDKLEVDASSGAIINANVYATNIDIDASSGANITLEGTAKEVYVDASSGANIRAKDLTTLVATADASSGANISIDVTDDLTAEASSGGNILYKGDPSVQKNKSVSGSVHKY, from the coding sequence ATGACAACATTAGTAAGAATAACAGTAGCACTCGTATTAGCCCTATTACTTTCATCTTGTGGCTTTGATATTAACTTCGGAGATTTTGGATCTGGCGAAAAAGGCAACGGCGTAGTCGTTGAAGAAACTAGAGAGATTACCGGCGAATTTACAGAAGTATCAGCTTCTGAAGGTTTAGAGGTATTTGTTACCCAAGGTGCAGACTTTGATATTGCCGTTGAAGCAGATGAGAATATCATTGACTTAATTGGAACGGATATTAAAAACGGAAAATTAAAAATTCACTGTATTGAAAACATTGGTCGCTCGACTAAAAAGATATATGTAACAATGCCAAACGTTACCGGTATTTACGCTTCTAGCGGTTCTCATGTAACTACTGAAAATAAAATTCAATCAGATAAATTAGAGGTCGATGCGAGTAGCGGTGCCATTATCAATGCAAATGTCTACGCAACCAACATAGATATAGATGCGAGTAGTGGTGCAAATATTACTTTAGAAGGTACTGCAAAAGAAGTTTATGTTGATGCTAGTAGTGGTGCAAATATTAGAGCTAAAGACTTAACTACTTTAGTGGCTACTGCAGATGCTAGTAGTGGTGCAAATATAAGTATCGACGTTACCGATGATTTAACCGCAGAAGCTTCTAGTGGTGGTAATATATTATACAAAGGCGACCCATCTGTTCAAAAGAACAAATCGGTTTCTGGTAGTGTTCATAAATACTAA
- the nudK gene encoding GDP-mannose pyrophosphatase NudK, which translates to MKNGSIKDVEKKLLSDNWYTLNKYTFSYQRPDGTWEKQEREAYDRGNGAAILLYNSKKRTVVLTRQFRMPTYVNGNEDGMMIEVCAGLLDGDNPADCVRKETEEETGYKISNVQKVFQTYMSPGSVTEIVYLFVGEYDESMKVSDGGGADDETENIEVLELDFNDAMKMVASGEIKDAKTIMLLQHAKLNSLV; encoded by the coding sequence TTGAAAAACGGAAGCATAAAAGACGTAGAAAAAAAACTACTTTCTGATAATTGGTATACGCTAAATAAATATACGTTCAGCTATCAACGACCTGATGGCACTTGGGAAAAACAAGAACGTGAAGCTTATGATAGAGGTAATGGAGCAGCTATTTTATTGTATAACTCTAAAAAGCGGACTGTTGTGCTTACCAGGCAATTTCGAATGCCGACCTATGTAAATGGTAATGAAGACGGAATGATGATTGAAGTTTGTGCAGGACTTCTAGATGGTGATAACCCTGCAGATTGTGTTCGTAAAGAAACTGAAGAAGAAACAGGTTATAAAATTAGTAACGTACAAAAGGTATTTCAAACCTACATGTCGCCTGGTTCGGTGACCGAGATAGTGTATCTTTTTGTGGGGGAGTATGATGAAAGTATGAAAGTCAGTGATGGCGGTGGTGCAGACGATGAAACCGAAAATATAGAGGTGTTGGAGTTAGATTTTAATGACGCTATGAAGATGGTGGCTAGCGGAGAAATTAAAGATGCAAAAACCATTATGCTGCTACAGCATGCAAAGTTGAATTCGTTAGTTTAA
- a CDS encoding M81 family metallopeptidase: protein MKQRYIYAILLLIFTTSCKDDKSSKENKKLPKIAIAGLGIESSTFSPALSTEEAFHAKVGDSVFSRYPFLQVDSLNRNRAEWVPTLVGKSLPGGTVTREAYESLVTKSLDILKENMPYDGLFFDIHGAMSVVGLDDPEGDLIARIREVIGDDVLISTSMDLHGNVSERLAQHTDLITCYRMAPHEDAIESKKRAVTNLIDRLESGKGKPAFKAWVPVPILLPGEKTSTRIEPGKSLYAEVPTVADQDGVIDAAIWIGYAWADEPRNHAVVMVTGDDKEKVAEGAEKLAQNFWDVRNEFEFVAPTTTLNESLKLALASDKKPYMISDMGDNPTAGGSGDVTWTLKELLARSEFKSKNGKSLIYASIPGPEFVEKAMEIGVGGKIKADAGAAVDHRFAGPLLLDGTITAIKEGDTNAEIEVVVKVGNIDVIVTKKRKPYHHLSDFTNLGLDPKNADVVVVKIGYLVPELYNMRGDWTMALTPGGVDQDLSRLGYKRIKRPMFPLDSLMTQPDLKARWIPAADKINFDK from the coding sequence TTGAAACAACGCTACATCTACGCCATTTTACTTTTAATATTTACAACCTCTTGTAAAGACGATAAGTCATCAAAAGAAAATAAAAAACTACCAAAAATTGCTATTGCCGGTTTAGGTATTGAAAGTAGCACCTTCTCACCTGCCCTTTCTACAGAAGAAGCTTTTCACGCAAAAGTAGGAGATTCTGTATTTTCGAGATACCCGTTTCTACAAGTAGATTCTTTAAACAGAAATAGAGCTGAATGGGTACCTACGTTAGTTGGCAAATCTTTACCTGGAGGTACAGTAACTCGCGAAGCTTACGAATCTCTGGTTACTAAAAGTTTGGATATTCTTAAAGAAAATATGCCTTATGACGGACTCTTCTTTGACATTCACGGGGCAATGAGTGTTGTTGGCTTAGATGATCCCGAAGGTGATTTAATAGCTCGTATTCGAGAAGTAATTGGTGATGATGTATTAATTTCTACTTCGATGGATTTGCACGGTAATGTATCTGAACGACTTGCTCAGCATACCGATCTAATTACTTGCTATCGTATGGCGCCACATGAAGATGCAATAGAATCTAAAAAGAGAGCGGTAACCAATTTAATAGATAGACTAGAAAGTGGCAAAGGGAAACCTGCTTTTAAAGCGTGGGTTCCTGTACCAATACTTTTACCTGGTGAGAAAACAAGTACCCGTATCGAACCTGGTAAAAGTCTTTATGCAGAAGTACCCACAGTTGCCGACCAAGACGGCGTAATTGATGCCGCTATTTGGATCGGTTATGCTTGGGCAGATGAGCCACGTAACCATGCAGTTGTTATGGTTACCGGTGATGATAAAGAAAAAGTAGCTGAAGGTGCCGAGAAACTGGCTCAAAACTTTTGGGATGTTCGTAATGAATTTGAATTTGTAGCACCTACAACGACATTAAATGAAAGCTTAAAACTCGCATTAGCAAGTGATAAGAAACCCTACATGATCAGTGATATGGGCGATAACCCAACTGCTGGTGGTTCAGGTGATGTAACTTGGACTTTGAAAGAGCTATTGGCCAGATCAGAATTTAAATCTAAAAATGGAAAGTCATTGATTTACGCGTCTATACCAGGACCAGAATTTGTTGAAAAAGCAATGGAAATAGGTGTTGGTGGAAAAATTAAGGCGGATGCTGGTGCAGCAGTAGATCATAGATTTGCCGGACCACTTTTGTTAGATGGAACTATCACTGCCATCAAAGAAGGTGATACCAATGCAGAAATTGAAGTAGTCGTTAAGGTTGGAAATATTGATGTCATCGTTACCAAAAAACGGAAGCCTTACCACCACTTAAGTGATTTTACTAATTTAGGATTAGACCCAAAAAACGCTGATGTTGTTGTAGTAAAAATCGGTTATTTAGTTCCTGAATTATACAACATGCGTGGCGATTGGACTATGGCACTTACTCCTGGCGGAGTGGATCAAGACCTTAGTCGTTTAGGATATAAAAGGATAAAAAGACCTATGTTTCCTTTAGATAGTTTGATGACTCAGCCAGATTTAAAAGCAAGGTGGATACCTGCTGCAGATAAAATTAACTTTGATAAATAA
- a CDS encoding TIGR00266 family protein, with protein sequence MNAHEIDYQIFGEEMQYVEIELDPQEAVVAEAGSFMMMDTDIKMSTIFGDGSNQDNSVLGKIFSAGKRMLTGESLFMTAFLNIGQGKKQVSFASPYPGKILPIDLSEMGGRFICQKDAFLCAAQGVSVGIEFSKKLGRGLFGGEGFIMQKLEGDGMAFVHAGGTLAKKTLAPGEVIKVDTGCIVGFTKDVDYDIEFVGGIRNTVFGGEGLFFATLRGPGTVYIQSLPFSRLAGRVLASIPRGGKDKGEGSILGTLGDIVGGDNRF encoded by the coding sequence ATGAACGCACACGAAATAGATTACCAAATTTTTGGAGAAGAAATGCAATATGTTGAAATAGAGCTTGACCCACAAGAAGCAGTAGTAGCCGAAGCTGGTAGCTTTATGATGATGGATACCGATATTAAAATGAGCACCATTTTTGGTGATGGTAGCAATCAAGACAATAGTGTTTTAGGAAAGATTTTTTCTGCAGGTAAAAGAATGTTGACAGGCGAGAGCCTTTTCATGACGGCATTTTTAAATATAGGTCAGGGTAAAAAGCAAGTTAGTTTTGCTTCTCCGTATCCTGGTAAAATTCTACCTATTGACTTATCTGAAATGGGTGGCCGTTTTATCTGTCAGAAAGATGCCTTTTTATGTGCAGCACAAGGAGTTTCCGTAGGTATAGAATTTTCAAAGAAACTTGGTCGCGGTCTTTTTGGTGGTGAAGGCTTTATCATGCAAAAATTAGAAGGTGACGGTATGGCGTTTGTTCATGCTGGTGGTACATTGGCAAAAAAGACTTTGGCACCCGGAGAGGTTATAAAAGTCGATACTGGTTGTATTGTAGGTTTTACCAAAGATGTAGATTACGATATTGAATTTGTAGGTGGAATTAGAAATACCGTTTTTGGTGGAGAAGGATTATTTTTCGCAACCCTTCGCGGCCCTGGCACCGTTTACATTCAGTCCCTACCATTTAGTCGCTTAGCAGGTAGAGTGCTGGCATCTATACCAAGAGGAGGAAAAGATAAAGGAGAAGGTAGTATTCTAGGTACACTAGGTGATATTGTTGGTGGAGATAATAGGTTTTGA
- a CDS encoding DUF4442 domain-containing protein — MAVTPSKINMFSFFKLPSAWWCGVRLRELDKNRSVVTVKHRWFNQNPFNSMFWAVQGMAAELTTGALIIDQIEASGKKISMLVANNTANFSKKATGRITFTCEDGHLIKEALDKTIATGEGQTVWMKSVGVNTDGVVVSTFKFEWTLRLKKKK, encoded by the coding sequence ATGGCGGTAACACCTAGTAAAATCAACATGTTCTCATTTTTTAAACTACCGTCTGCATGGTGGTGTGGGGTACGTTTAAGAGAATTAGATAAAAACAGGTCAGTAGTGACTGTAAAGCACAGATGGTTCAATCAGAATCCGTTTAATTCGATGTTTTGGGCAGTACAGGGTATGGCGGCAGAGTTGACCACAGGGGCTTTAATAATTGATCAAATCGAAGCATCTGGAAAGAAAATTTCGATGTTAGTAGCGAACAACACCGCTAATTTTTCAAAGAAAGCAACAGGTAGAATTACATTTACATGTGAAGACGGACATTTAATAAAAGAAGCGTTAGATAAAACGATTGCCACCGGAGAAGGACAAACCGTTTGGATGAAATCTGTGGGAGTAAATACAGATGGAGTAGTGGTAAGTACCTTTAAGTTTGAGTGGACGTTGAGGTTGAAGAAGAAAAAATAG
- a CDS encoding dipeptide epimerase, giving the protein MQVHLKKYTLPLKHTFSISRESHDFQDTMIASLSLDGKTGYGEATSNPYYKITTQSMMDEINAISSEIENFEFTKPEVFHAFLVGKGLSNFAICALDLAAHDLYGKLLGKPLYEIWGTSIENYPTTNYTIGIAAIDVMLAKMQEMPWPIYKIKLGTSDDVAIVRELRKHTDAIFRIDANCAWTAEETIFNAPLLKELGVQFLEQPLKADDWSGMEEVMHHSVLPVIADESCIVESDVEKCALHFSGINIKLTKCGGLTPALRMIKRAKELGISVMVGCMTESTVGISAIAQLITQLDYVDMDGALLLKSDIATGVHIEPDGKVIFSKLAGSGVQLLD; this is encoded by the coding sequence ATGCAAGTACACCTTAAGAAATATACATTACCGTTAAAACATACTTTTAGTATCTCTAGAGAATCTCATGATTTTCAAGATACTATGATTGCATCTTTATCTTTAGATGGAAAAACCGGGTATGGTGAGGCTACCTCAAATCCGTATTACAAAATTACTACACAGAGTATGATGGATGAAATCAATGCCATATCCTCTGAAATTGAAAATTTTGAATTCACAAAGCCTGAAGTTTTTCATGCGTTTTTAGTAGGTAAAGGTTTATCAAACTTTGCCATTTGTGCTTTAGACTTGGCAGCACATGACCTGTATGGAAAATTACTAGGCAAGCCACTCTATGAGATTTGGGGTACAAGCATCGAAAACTATCCAACAACCAACTATACTATAGGTATTGCTGCTATTGATGTTATGTTAGCCAAAATGCAAGAAATGCCGTGGCCTATCTATAAAATTAAACTAGGCACTAGCGATGACGTTGCTATTGTTCGTGAATTAAGAAAGCATACCGATGCAATTTTTAGAATAGATGCCAACTGTGCTTGGACAGCCGAAGAAACTATATTTAACGCTCCGCTTTTAAAGGAACTGGGCGTACAGTTTTTAGAACAACCATTAAAAGCTGATGATTGGTCTGGTATGGAAGAAGTTATGCACCACAGCGTATTACCTGTAATTGCCGACGAAAGCTGCATTGTAGAAAGCGATGTTGAGAAATGTGCACTACATTTTAGTGGTATAAATATTAAGTTGACCAAGTGTGGCGGACTAACCCCTGCCCTACGGATGATAAAAAGAGCTAAAGAATTAGGTATAAGTGTTATGGTAGGTTGTATGACAGAATCGACCGTTGGTATTTCTGCTATTGCGCAGCTGATTACGCAATTAGATTATGTGGATATGGACGGAGCATTATTATTGAAAAGTGATATTGCAACGGGAGTTCATATTGAACCTGACGGAAAAGTTATCTTTTCAAAACTTGCCGGTAGCGGTGTTCAATTGTTAGATTAA